A genomic region of Oncorhynchus mykiss isolate Arlee chromosome 2, USDA_OmykA_1.1, whole genome shotgun sequence contains the following coding sequences:
- the LOC118937639 gene encoding transmembrane protein 196-like, which translates to MPDRCNIWSLVVLSVLEMGLGASSIALGVFGIIRVRSVHKLQLGDASPIWSGICFLICGLCGMVCAKKRSGLIMILFSACCICGLISGILNFQFVRVVAKRPDALPSLYLAIMVLACLGIGVSILFTWLTCRLASSEQQRMYLERELSLHHSHEMSEKELAERSERAASIPQISFNGKSSPPLSLG; encoded by the exons ATGCCGGACAGATGTAACATCTGGAGTCTGGTGGTACTGTCGGTGTTGGAGATGGGGCTCGGTGCGTCCAGCATCGCCCTCGGGGTGTTCGGCATCATCCGAGTCCGGTCGGTTCACAAGCTGCAGCTGGGGGATGCCTCTCCTATATGGAGCGGAATTTGT TTTCTCATATGTGGACTATGTGGGATGGTGTGTGCAAAGAAGAGGTCAGGATTGATT ATGATCCTATTTTCAGCCTGCTGTATCTGTGGGTTGATCAGTGGGATCCTAAACTTCCAGTTTGTGCGTGTGGTGGCAAAGCGTCCCGATGCCCTGCCGTCCCTCTACCTGGCCATCATGGTGCTGGCCTGCCTGGGCATCGGAGTGTCCATCCTGTTTACCTGGCTCACTTGTCGTCTGGCCAGCAGTGAACAGCAGAGGATGTACCTGGAGAGAGAGCTGTCCCTGCACCATTCCCATGAGATGAGTGAAAAG GAGTTGGCTGAGAGATCTGAGAGAGCAGCCAGCATTCCCCAGATCTCCTTCAATGGAAAGTCCTCACCTCCATTGTCATTAGGCTGA